CCGAAAGCGAGCATCGGCCCCGAAGACTTCCGAAAGGCAAACTCATGGAAGATTCCCTCGCTGATGGCAGTCGCAGTCAACCTCGGGCTTCGACCCATAGAGGTGAAGCGGGCCAACATCAACTGGATCGACCTGGACAACAAGAAGATGATCTTCCCACCCAAGGACGCTGCAAAATCCGACGAGCCGTGGGTGTGTGACCTCTCTTCCGAGGCCGTGACAGCCCTCGAAAAATGGATTGACGAGCGGGCTGCATACGAAAAGTACGACGACTCCCCGGCTCTATGGTTGAATGAGCGAGGGAACCGATACAGTGTCCAATCGCTCAACGGTATCCTCGAAGATCTCCTCGAAGAAGCAGAGATTAACGAAGGGGTCCGCGACCTATCGTTCTACTCAATCCGTCACGGTGCGGCGACATACTGGGCGAACGAAACGAACCTGGAGAAAGCCGCGAAACAGCTCCGGCACAGTCGACTCGAGACGACCAAGCGGTACATCCGGGACAGCAGCCACCCGACCGACGACATTTCCCCAATCGGGTGACTTAGGCCCGCTATTCAGGGCTGCGCGCGAGAATCACTGAATTCGATACAGGGGCAGAATATTACTCTAAATAATTCTAAAATACGTGCTAATATCCCATGGGCATACTTTGAACAGTTTCATTGTAGGATCCTGATAGATTGCTTATAAACCCCGGGGAGGGTACATTAACCCTTTACCATTAATGGTAGTATGGGGGGCCGACGACGGAGGAGGAGTTGGAGATATATGTTATTGTTTCCACCTTCAGTTATTCCAGGATGTTTGACTGCATAGAGGGGCAGTGAATAACTTGGATCCTCTTGTAATGAATTCAGATTTTGCATCAACACGTCCAGTTTTACTCCGCCGCCTCTATGCAGTAAAACGTATCAAGAATACGGAAAGGAGTCTACTCGAGAAATCCGTAACCACAAATGCCTGAAGATATTTATATAATGGAAGACAATAACACATCAGATGGATACGAGCTCCCCGCATGATGAACCCATCTATCTACCTATCCTCAGGAACGGCCAAAACGAACGAGAGGTAGTACGAGAGTTCGCCGGCCTCAATCGCTTTGGTGAACTCAGAGATAAGAAGCTCCTCTATCCACTCCTCGAGATTACGGACACCGAAGACTTCCAAGATCTCCAGGTGTACCAGCAAGCTGGAGACAAGCTGTTCATCGAGTTTCCGGAGTATCTCGGTGAGCAAGAGAATCATGCCCTGAAAGCGGAGATAGACGATCTTCTTGCCCTCTATGAGGGACAAAGTGAATTCTACCGAGAACACGAAGACGAGATCGACGTTCCCGTGATTTCTGGCCGTCCGGGCGAAGACCTTCTTGACTCCTACAATCGCGTGAAAGAGCAGTTTGACGAGGTCGCAGTTCGACTCCTTCTTTCAGACGAACGTGATAACGGGGAACTTGCAGAAGTGAACGAAATAGGCCTCAAGATCTCGTCTTCTGATCCCATCGTCCTCGACCTCCTCGATACAACTAATCTGGAGGAAGGTGGGTACGACTACCTTGACGCACTCGGGGAGATCTTCGCCGAGAATCGCACTATTGTAGCTAACGCGATGAATGTGTATCAGGGGGAAGCGTACAACTGGGGACCAGAAATCGCGAGCGAATACGGTTTCGATGGATTCGGTGATTTTGCTGTCGGTGGACGCTACCCACCGATCATTCCGAACCTACACGAACTCCGGAAGACTTACCGCCAGTACGGCGTCGACGATTTCGAGATCAGAGAGTTCGAGGGCGAGACATATGAAGAAGCCGTACAGGAGTTAGAAGCTTGGGAGGAGTGGCGACAAGACCACTGCCCCTTCTGTCGGCAGCTCGGATCACGCGACGAAGATTGCACGTCACACGTGGCAAAGCAGGCCCGTGTAGGACACTACATCCACTCCGTCCTCGAGAACGATCTCGAATGGTTAGCTGAACAGCGAGCCTGATCCACCACAGGATACGAGGACAGCTCCCACTAATATCTACTTCCAGAGTCGAGAAGCCCTTTCAGGACTTTCCCCCACGGTATGGGTGTACCAATCGTCACTAATCCCGCACCGAAGACAATCATCCAGAAGCCCGCTTCAGTCTGATTATAGAGCAGCTGATTAGCTCCTGCTATCTCTAAGAGTGAACCAATCAGCCCGAAGGGGCCAGCAATCAAGGTCGCTCCAATGATCCCGAGAATCGATACAACATTGGGCAGCGTGGAGATCAATCCAACTACCAGGTCCATTGAAAGCGACGTTGCGGGTTCAGCAGACGGAGCGGCTTCCTGAGCAGAATGCCTTGTTGAATCCGGTTGCGGTCACTGTTTGATGGAGCGTTCGAGGTTGTAGACGGCGGCGGTGAGCACCAGTTCGCGGAATTCTCGGTACCAGGCGCGTGGCCTGACAGCGGAGCCGTATCGACGTTTGATGGCCGAGAAGGCGGTCTCGGCCATCCAGCGCTGCCCGTAGAGCCCGCTGTCCAACCGTGCGTTGTGTGCGTGGTCGTAGTGGGCGAACAGCCGATGTCTGATGACCGGCCGGACGCCTTCGGCGCGGAGTGCGTCCCGCAGCGACTGATCGTCGTAGCCTTTGTCGCCGGCGAGACTCTTGATTTTCGTCGTATTTCGGAGCGCGACCCGACGGCCCACCTGAGTATCGTGGGG
This genomic interval from Halomicrobium urmianum contains the following:
- a CDS encoding beta family protein translates to MDTSSPHDEPIYLPILRNGQNEREVVREFAGLNRFGELRDKKLLYPLLEITDTEDFQDLQVYQQAGDKLFIEFPEYLGEQENHALKAEIDDLLALYEGQSEFYREHEDEIDVPVISGRPGEDLLDSYNRVKEQFDEVAVRLLLSDERDNGELAEVNEIGLKISSSDPIVLDLLDTTNLEEGGYDYLDALGEIFAENRTIVANAMNVYQGEAYNWGPEIASEYGFDGFGDFAVGGRYPPIIPNLHELRKTYRQYGVDDFEIREFEGETYEEAVQELEAWEEWRQDHCPFCRQLGSRDEDCTSHVAKQARVGHYIHSVLENDLEWLAEQRA